One window of Uloborus diversus isolate 005 chromosome 3, Udiv.v.3.1, whole genome shotgun sequence genomic DNA carries:
- the LOC129218775 gene encoding piggyBac transposable element-derived protein 4-like has product MPKRRRQLTQQEIDAILFASGSESELSSEDDGWPKEQNANNSFIDSEFIAQLPDSEGEIGFNEDPDEFHESLEDQENVSPKENIINDAQEINETGFSYSNLKWTDEIDNTLIRMKPEECKGGPIHDLPVGSSAESYFKLLFTEEMCENILQNTNKYADYVKSTSSSESQKKRKWSPLQHIQELYNFFAIILIMGINKLPRLRNYWSENSALGNERIKEIMTRDRFFQIYKYFHLSDRAEEVSQNDDNFYMMQKIDPFMKELRKNFQSHFHPYKDLSIDEAMVKYKGRLGIVQYMPNKPVKRGIKVWMLCTPFLGYTCNFEIYCGKKDQMPRSTNGLGHDVVSHLTKVLDVGHCVYFDRYFTGIPLMLDLCEKGIYATGTVTGTRKHLPPNLKKIKLQKTGESKVFQCIEFPNLTCTVWKDKKEISIISNHSEHIEITAICSDSTKNASFALEYRSIS; this is encoded by the exons ATGCCTAAACGTCGCAGACAGCTGACGCAGCAAGAAATTGACGCGATTTTATTTGCATCTGGCTCAGAAAGTGAGCTATCCAGTGAAGATGACGGTTGGCCGAAAGAGCAAAATGCAAACAACTCTTTCATTGATTCAGAATTCATTGCTCAACTCCCAGATTCAGAAGGAGAAATTGGTTTTAATGAGGATCCTGATGAATTCCATGAAAGTTTGGAGGACCAAGAAAATGTTTCTCCAAAGGAAAATATAATTAACGACGCACAGGAAATCAATGAAACTGGATTTTCATATTCAAACTTGAAGTGGACTGATGAAATTGACAACACTTTGATCAGAATGAAACCGGAAGAGTGTAAAGGGGGTCCAATACATGATCTTCCTGTCGGATCAAGCGCTGAATCCTATTTCAAGCTTCTTTTTACTGAAGAAATGTGCGAAAATATTTTGCAGAACACTAATAAGTATGCTGATTACGTAAAAAGTACTTCCAGCTCCGAAAGTCAAAAGAAACGTAAATGGTCTCCTCTGCAACACATCCAAGAACTGTATAACTTTTTCGCAATAATATTAATCATGGGCATCAACAAACTACCAAGGCTCAGAAACTACTGGTCGGAGAATAGTGCTTTAGGAAATGAGagaattaaagaaattatgaCTAGAGATCGTTTCTttcaaatatacaaatattttcatttgtcaGATAGAGCAGAAGAAGTGTCCCAAAACGATGATAATTTCTACATGATGCAAAAAATAGATCCTTTCATGAAGGAACttcgaaaaaattttcaaagccATTTCCATCCATACAAAGACTTATCCATTGATGAGGCAATGGTTAAGTACAAAGGACGGTTAGGCATTGTGCAATACATGCCAAACAAGCCTGTTAAACGTGGCATTAAAGTGTGGATGCTGTGCACTCCTTTTTTGGGCTACACGTGTAATTTCGAAATATATTGCGGGAAAAAAGATCAAATGCCCCGTTCAACTAATGGCTTAGGTCATGATGTCGTCAGCCACTTAACAAAAGTCCTGGATGTCGGACATTGTGTGTATTTTGACAGGTACTTTACTGGTATTCCTTTGATGCTGGACTTATGTGAAAAAGGAATATACGCTACTGGAACAGTTACGGGAACCCGGAAACATCTTCCacctaatttaaagaaaattaaactcCAAAAGACTGGTGAATCGAAGGTTTTCCAGTGCATAGAATTCCCGAATTTGACGTGTACTGTGTGGAAAGataaaaaggaaatttctatAATTAGCAATCACAGTGAGCATATAGAAATCACAGCAA TCTGTTCTGACAGTACAAAAAATGCTTCTTTCGCTTTGGAATACAGAAGTATATCGTGA